One Novosphingobium sp. EMRT-2 DNA segment encodes these proteins:
- a CDS encoding 50S ribosomal protein L11 methyltransferase translates to MSWKITVYAPRPVIQAALTAHEDVFDWDADIVIAGSEIAEDKPEDWQLEAWLPHKPARADKAAITALFADDKPELRIEKLPDEDWVTLSQAGVEPIDEGPFHVHTPEYPPRAELGIRNFVIPASQAFGTGQHATTAGCLAMLAHMKAHGTIVRNLADIGTGTGLLAFAAMHLWPSARAIASDIDAVCAPVVLENAQGNGVAIGDGAGALTMVVAAGMDHPLLAASAPYDLLIANILAGPLTELAPAFAGAVAPGGSVLLAGLLETQEPAVRAAYRRAGLRLAARMVRGDWSILWLRRRQGGAVRKSRVGALPEWSKRW, encoded by the coding sequence ATGAGCTGGAAAATCACCGTTTACGCGCCGCGTCCCGTCATCCAGGCTGCGCTCACCGCGCACGAGGACGTGTTCGACTGGGACGCCGACATCGTCATCGCGGGCAGCGAGATCGCCGAAGACAAGCCGGAGGACTGGCAGCTCGAAGCATGGCTGCCGCACAAGCCGGCGCGCGCGGACAAGGCGGCGATCACCGCGCTGTTCGCCGATGACAAGCCCGAACTGCGGATCGAGAAGCTGCCGGACGAGGACTGGGTCACGCTGAGCCAGGCCGGGGTCGAGCCGATCGACGAAGGCCCGTTCCACGTCCACACGCCGGAATATCCCCCGCGCGCGGAGCTGGGCATCCGCAACTTCGTGATCCCCGCCAGCCAGGCCTTCGGCACCGGCCAGCACGCCACCACCGCCGGCTGCCTCGCCATGCTGGCGCACATGAAGGCGCACGGGACGATCGTGCGCAATCTGGCCGACATCGGCACCGGCACTGGCCTGCTCGCCTTCGCCGCGATGCACCTTTGGCCATCGGCGCGCGCCATCGCCAGCGACATCGACGCGGTCTGCGCCCCGGTGGTGCTCGAGAACGCACAAGGCAACGGCGTGGCGATCGGCGATGGTGCCGGCGCGCTCACCATGGTCGTCGCCGCCGGCATGGATCATCCGCTGCTCGCCGCCAGTGCGCCGTATGACCTGCTTATCGCCAATATCCTGGCCGGGCCGCTGACCGAACTCGCGCCCGCCTTTGCCGGCGCGGTCGCGCCCGGCGGCTCGGTGCTGCTGGCCGGCCTGCTCGAAACCCAAGAGCCTGCCGTGCGCGCCGCCTATCGCCGCGCGGGCTTGCGCTTGGCCGCGCGCATGGTGCGGGGCGACTGGTCGATCCTGTGGCTACGCCGCCGGCAGGGTGGTGCGGTGCGCAAGAGCCGCGTGGGCGCACTGCCCGAATGGTCGAAGCGCTGGTAG
- the bla gene encoding subclass B3 metallo-beta-lactamase, protein MSAKTFVLAALLLAGTSAAHAATAPAPADPVAARAILSACEGKDSFSDPAPAARIYGNVWYVGTCTVSAILLTSPQGNVLIDAVTEQAAPSILANIRAAGVDPRTIRWIVTSHEHFDHVGGLATLQRATGAKIAALSAGLPALTSGKTSPADPQAGHIDPFTPVRVDRVLRDGEVLRVGPLALTALATPGHTEGSTSWRWTSCGGNAGCQRFTYVDSLTALPLGSYRFADHPDRVAMFRRTFTRVRAWDCGILLTPHPSASDLIERMAGQAPLRDPGACRTLVNEAQDRLNKALKDSSPRP, encoded by the coding sequence ATGTCCGCTAAGACGTTCGTCCTTGCCGCGCTGCTCCTGGCCGGTACTTCCGCCGCCCATGCCGCAACGGCGCCGGCGCCCGCCGATCCCGTGGCGGCGCGCGCGATCCTGTCCGCCTGCGAGGGCAAGGACAGCTTCTCCGACCCTGCTCCCGCCGCGCGCATCTATGGCAACGTCTGGTACGTCGGCACCTGCACGGTCAGCGCAATCCTGCTGACGTCGCCGCAGGGCAACGTGCTGATCGATGCCGTGACCGAACAGGCCGCTCCCTCTATCCTCGCCAACATCCGCGCCGCCGGCGTCGATCCGCGCACCATCCGCTGGATCGTGACCAGCCACGAACACTTCGATCATGTCGGCGGCCTGGCCACGCTGCAACGCGCGACCGGCGCGAAGATCGCGGCGCTCAGCGCGGGGCTGCCGGCGCTAACCAGCGGCAAGACCAGCCCCGCCGATCCGCAGGCCGGCCACATCGATCCCTTCACGCCGGTCCGCGTCGACCGCGTGCTGCGCGATGGCGAAGTGCTGCGCGTGGGGCCGCTGGCGCTGACCGCGCTGGCGACGCCGGGCCACACCGAAGGATCGACAAGCTGGCGCTGGACGAGTTGCGGCGGCAACGCTGGCTGCCAGCGCTTCACCTATGTTGACAGCCTGACCGCGCTGCCGCTGGGAAGCTACCGCTTCGCCGATCACCCCGATCGCGTCGCCATGTTCCGCCGCACTTTCACCCGCGTGCGCGCGTGGGATTGCGGCATTCTGCTAACCCCGCACCCATCGGCCAGCGACCTGATCGAACGGATGGCCGGCCAAGCGCCGCTGCGCGATCCCGGCGCCTGCCGCACGCTGGTCAACGAGGCGCAGGACCGGCTCAACAAGGCCCTGAAGGACTCGTCACCCCGACCATGA
- the recN gene encoding DNA repair protein RecN: protein MLTGLSIRNIVLIEALDLAFPSGLGVLTGETGAGKSILLDALGLVLGDRADAGLVRAGEDQASVTATFEFDRLPDPIRHALAEADVEIEPGEPLIVRRRLRAASGDAGTGTGGGSKAFINDQPVGVALLREIAPALVELHGQHDDRGLVNARGHRLLLDRYARADTGAVAAAWDKWRGAETALATARARVEAAMAEQDLLLAHLAELTTLAPVIGEEEDLALQRAAMQKGERLSGDLAELQHLWAGSDSALASLRAAARRLDRIAAEHPLLAEALEALDRAVIEASEAEDKLSAAAEALAHDPQALDRIETRLFDLRGAARKHGCTPDELPHRMHEMRLALDAIEGGEAQIGALQRAAQEAGLDYRAKAEALSVTRADAARRLDKAVAAELVPLKLDAARFHTAVLRLPEDRWGPGGIDAVEFLIATNPGADFAPLGKIASGGELSRFILALKVALAEEGGAATVIFDEIDRGVGGAVASAIGERLARLAHNNGRGGGQLLAVTHSPQVAARGNAHYLIAKSSQGIVTRTSVVLLDAAGRQEEIARMLSGAEITAEARAQADRLLEQA, encoded by the coding sequence ATGCTGACCGGACTATCCATCCGCAACATCGTGCTTATCGAGGCACTGGACCTTGCGTTTCCAAGCGGACTCGGCGTGCTCACCGGTGAGACCGGCGCGGGCAAGTCGATCCTGCTCGATGCGCTGGGACTCGTGCTGGGCGATCGGGCCGATGCCGGCCTTGTGCGCGCGGGCGAGGATCAGGCCAGCGTGACCGCCACGTTCGAGTTCGATCGCCTGCCCGATCCGATCCGCCATGCGCTGGCCGAAGCGGACGTGGAGATCGAACCGGGCGAACCGCTGATCGTTCGCCGGCGGCTGCGCGCGGCGAGCGGCGATGCCGGGACCGGAACTGGCGGGGGCAGCAAGGCCTTTATCAACGACCAGCCGGTGGGCGTGGCGCTCCTACGCGAAATCGCGCCGGCGCTGGTCGAACTGCATGGGCAGCATGACGATCGGGGATTGGTCAACGCGCGCGGGCACCGCCTGTTGCTCGATCGCTATGCCCGTGCCGATACGGGGGCCGTGGCCGCCGCCTGGGACAAGTGGCGCGGTGCCGAAACCGCGCTCGCGACCGCCAGGGCGCGGGTGGAAGCGGCGATGGCGGAGCAGGATCTGTTGCTCGCCCATCTTGCGGAACTAACCACGCTGGCGCCGGTGATCGGCGAGGAGGAAGACCTCGCGCTCCAGCGTGCGGCGATGCAGAAGGGCGAGCGGCTGTCCGGCGATCTCGCCGAATTACAGCATTTGTGGGCCGGGTCCGATTCCGCGCTGGCTTCGTTGCGCGCGGCGGCGCGGCGGCTCGATCGCATCGCGGCGGAGCATCCGCTGCTGGCCGAAGCGCTCGAGGCGCTGGACCGCGCCGTGATCGAGGCGAGCGAGGCGGAGGACAAGCTCTCGGCGGCGGCGGAAGCGCTGGCGCATGATCCGCAGGCGCTCGACCGGATCGAGACGCGGCTGTTCGACCTGCGCGGCGCGGCGCGCAAGCATGGCTGCACGCCCGATGAACTGCCCCACCGGATGCACGAGATGCGTCTGGCGCTCGATGCCATCGAAGGCGGGGAAGCGCAGATCGGCGCGTTGCAGCGCGCGGCGCAGGAGGCGGGGCTGGACTATCGCGCCAAGGCCGAAGCGTTGTCCGTCACCCGCGCCGATGCCGCGCGCCGGCTGGACAAGGCGGTGGCCGCCGAACTGGTGCCGCTCAAGCTGGACGCCGCCCGGTTCCATACCGCCGTTCTCCGCCTGCCCGAGGACCGCTGGGGGCCGGGTGGTATCGACGCGGTGGAATTCCTGATCGCGACCAACCCCGGCGCGGATTTCGCGCCGCTGGGCAAGATCGCCAGCGGCGGCGAGCTTTCGCGCTTCATCCTGGCACTCAAGGTGGCGCTGGCCGAGGAAGGCGGCGCGGCGACGGTAATCTTCGACGAGATCGACCGGGGCGTGGGCGGCGCGGTTGCCAGCGCGATCGGCGAACGGCTGGCACGGCTGGCGCACAATAACGGTCGGGGCGGCGGACAGCTTCTGGCGGTCACACACAGCCCGCAGGTCGCCGCGCGTGGCAACGCGCATTACCTGATCGCCAAGTCCAGCCAGGGCATCGTGACGCGAACGTCGGTGGTGCTGCTTGATGCCGCTGGCCGGCAGGAGGAAATCGCACGGATGCTGTCCGGCGCGGAGATCACCGCCGAAGCGCGGGCGCAGGCCGACCGGCTGCTGGAGCAGGCGTGA
- a CDS encoding enoyl-CoA hydratase/isomerase family protein encodes MAERYNTITIESRGPVDWLTLNRPEAMNAISLEMVRELNDYFGGLYNDGSVRIVVMRGAGRAFCAGLDIKERSEDERAAIPFGGGFGFQGYLADVYVKMRRCPQPIIALVQGPACGGGFAFALASDIRIAGESARMNAAFIRLGLSSCDMGVSYFLPRLVGVSVASELMLTGRFIHAPRALATGLVSEVVPDERLDDAAQSYIDEMLMASPKGLRMTKEGLNLAVDAPSLEAAMAIENRNQIMTSSSPNFAEGMRAFIEKRKPVYVPD; translated from the coding sequence ATGGCGGAACGCTACAACACCATCACCATCGAAAGCCGCGGGCCGGTCGACTGGCTAACGCTGAACCGGCCCGAGGCCATGAACGCCATCTCGCTGGAGATGGTGCGCGAACTCAACGACTATTTCGGCGGGCTCTACAACGATGGATCGGTGCGCATCGTGGTGATGCGCGGGGCGGGCCGGGCGTTCTGCGCCGGGCTGGACATCAAGGAGCGCAGCGAGGACGAGCGCGCCGCCATTCCCTTTGGCGGCGGCTTCGGCTTCCAGGGCTATCTGGCCGATGTCTATGTGAAGATGCGGCGCTGTCCGCAGCCGATCATCGCGCTGGTCCAGGGCCCCGCATGCGGCGGCGGTTTCGCCTTCGCGCTGGCTTCGGACATTCGCATCGCCGGCGAAAGCGCCCGGATGAACGCGGCTTTCATCCGGCTAGGCCTGTCATCGTGCGACATGGGCGTCAGCTATTTCCTGCCGCGCCTCGTCGGCGTTTCGGTCGCCTCCGAACTCATGCTGACCGGCCGTTTCATCCACGCGCCGCGCGCGCTGGCGACCGGGCTGGTGTCCGAAGTAGTTCCCGATGAACGGCTGGACGATGCCGCGCAGTCCTATATCGACGAAATGCTGATGGCGTCGCCGAAGGGCCTGCGCATGACCAAGGAAGGGCTCAACCTTGCGGTCGATGCCCCGAGCCTCGAAGCGGCGATGGCCATCGAGAATCGCAACCAGATCATGACATCGAGCAGCCCGAACTTCGCCGAAGGCATGCGGGCTTTCATCGAGAAGCGCAAACCGGTTTACGTTCCGGACTGA
- the ligA gene encoding NAD-dependent DNA ligase LigA, which translates to MSVEGMSEADVANELMRLARAINRANKLYHAEDAPEIPDAEYDALVRRNAELEAAFPHLVRADSPTNAVGHEVSASPLSKVAHEVRMMSLDNAFSDEEVAEFVARVRRFLALPDDAEVVMTAEDKIDGLSCSLRYENGHLVRAATRGDGQVGEDVTANVTHIRDIPQDLKGDGLFDIPAVFEIRGEVYMAKADFLALNAAQAEKDEKIFANPRNAAAGSLRQKDASVTASRPLRFLAHGWGAASEVPEPTQFAMMKRIERWGVPVSPLLVRCGGTAEMLAHYRAIQQARADLPYDIDGVVYKVDRLDWQQRLGFVAKAPRWGMAHKFPAERAETTLEAIDIQVGRTGKLTPVGRLKPVLVGGVTVTNVTLHNRDEIGRLGVRVGDRVVLQRAGDVIPQVVENVTRDELRDPYAFPDHCPECGSEAVAEEGEVDVRCTGGLICPAQRTERLRHFVSRAALDIEGLGEKTISEFFALGWLESPADIYRLRQRREDIVGREGWKDKSVDNLLMAIEAKRRPDAARLLFGLGIRHVGAVTARDLMKRFVTLPKLRAVVERAHSPFAPVQPDAEAPDALLPEVLEARAELLSIDGVGPVVVEALGDFFHEPHNVAVWDDLLSEVSPPDYVVETKDSAVAGKTVVFTGKLETMSRDEAKAQAEALGARAAGSVSAKTDLIVAGPGAGSKLKKAAELGIEVIDEAAWADIVRNAG; encoded by the coding sequence ATGAGCGTGGAAGGCATGAGCGAGGCCGATGTCGCCAACGAACTGATGCGGCTGGCGCGCGCCATCAACCGTGCCAACAAGCTCTATCACGCGGAGGACGCGCCCGAGATACCCGACGCGGAATACGACGCGCTGGTCCGCCGCAACGCCGAACTGGAAGCGGCGTTCCCGCACCTGGTCCGCGCCGATAGCCCGACCAACGCGGTGGGGCACGAGGTCAGCGCTTCGCCCCTGTCCAAGGTGGCGCACGAGGTTCGCATGATGAGCCTCGACAACGCGTTCTCGGACGAGGAGGTCGCGGAATTCGTCGCGCGCGTGCGGCGCTTCCTGGCGCTGCCGGATGACGCGGAAGTCGTGATGACCGCCGAGGACAAGATCGACGGTCTCTCCTGCTCGCTGCGCTACGAGAACGGGCATCTCGTCCGCGCCGCCACGCGCGGCGACGGGCAGGTGGGCGAGGACGTGACCGCCAACGTCACGCATATCCGCGACATTCCGCAGGACCTGAAGGGCGATGGCCTGTTCGACATCCCCGCCGTGTTCGAGATACGGGGCGAGGTCTATATGGCCAAGGCCGATTTCCTCGCGCTCAATGCCGCGCAGGCGGAGAAAGACGAGAAGATTTTCGCCAACCCGCGCAACGCGGCAGCGGGATCGCTGCGCCAGAAGGATGCGAGCGTCACCGCCAGCCGGCCTCTGCGTTTCTTGGCCCACGGCTGGGGCGCGGCGAGCGAGGTGCCGGAGCCGACGCAGTTCGCGATGATGAAGCGGATCGAGCGCTGGGGCGTGCCGGTTTCGCCGCTGCTTGTTCGCTGCGGCGGCACGGCAGAGATGCTGGCGCATTACCGTGCGATCCAGCAGGCCCGCGCGGACCTGCCCTATGACATCGACGGCGTGGTCTATAAGGTCGACCGGCTGGACTGGCAGCAGCGCCTGGGCTTCGTCGCCAAGGCCCCACGCTGGGGCATGGCGCACAAGTTCCCTGCCGAACGCGCCGAGACGACGCTGGAAGCGATCGACATCCAGGTCGGCCGCACCGGCAAGCTGACGCCGGTGGGACGGCTGAAGCCCGTGCTGGTCGGCGGCGTCACCGTCACCAACGTCACCCTGCACAACCGCGACGAGATCGGCCGGCTAGGCGTGCGCGTTGGCGATCGCGTGGTGCTGCAGCGCGCGGGCGACGTGATCCCGCAGGTGGTTGAGAACGTTACCCGCGACGAACTGCGCGATCCCTATGCTTTTCCCGATCACTGCCCCGAATGCGGCTCCGAAGCCGTTGCGGAGGAAGGCGAGGTCGATGTCCGCTGCACCGGGGGGCTGATCTGCCCGGCGCAGCGCACCGAACGGCTCCGGCACTTCGTCAGCCGCGCCGCGCTCGACATCGAGGGGCTGGGCGAGAAGACGATCTCCGAGTTCTTCGCGCTCGGCTGGCTGGAAAGCCCGGCCGACATCTACCGCCTGCGCCAGCGCCGCGAGGACATCGTGGGGCGCGAGGGCTGGAAGGACAAGTCTGTCGATAACCTGTTGATGGCGATCGAAGCCAAGCGCCGGCCCGACGCCGCGCGCCTGCTGTTCGGCCTGGGCATCCGCCACGTAGGCGCGGTGACCGCGCGCGACCTGATGAAGCGGTTCGTGACGCTGCCGAAGCTGCGGGCGGTAGTGGAGCGGGCACATTCGCCTTTCGCGCCAGTGCAGCCGGACGCGGAGGCTCCCGATGCCCTGTTGCCCGAAGTGCTCGAAGCGAGGGCCGAATTGCTATCCATCGATGGCGTGGGGCCGGTGGTGGTCGAGGCGCTGGGCGATTTCTTCCACGAGCCGCACAACGTGGCGGTGTGGGACGATCTGCTGTCCGAAGTCTCGCCGCCGGACTATGTCGTTGAAACCAAGGACAGCGCGGTCGCCGGCAAGACCGTAGTCTTCACCGGCAAGCTCGAAACGATGAGCCGCGACGAGGCCAAGGCGCAGGCCGAGGCGCTGGGCGCGCGGGCGGCGGGGTCTGTGTCCGCCAAGACCGACCTGATCGTGGCGGGGCCGGGCGCGGGCAGCAAGCTGAAGAAAGCCGCCGAACTCGGCATAGAGGTAATCGACGAGGCGGCCTGGGCCGACATCGTCCGGAACGCGGGATAG
- a CDS encoding UDP-2,3-diacylglucosamine diphosphatase: protein MPKQRQAKPAFRPTFQTVTELATSVPAWLDLPEPRGFRPKRKVRTVWISDIHLGTRGCNAAMLLDFLASIECETLYLVGDIVDGWRLKKGWYWPDAHNEVIRRVLKMAHRGTRVVLIAGNHDEMLRPYAGMSFGGVELALEAIHTTADGRRLLVTHGDGFDGVVLYARWLAFLGDKAYEFLLRANRWFNLLRRQFKLPYWSLSAYLKKRVKNAVQFVCDFEEAVAHAAREQGVDGVVCGHIHCAEIRQIGDVTYYNDGDWVESCTALVEDHQGAIAIVDWAAETREAEMKHGKTLTPSTAREEEPA, encoded by the coding sequence ATGCCCAAGCAACGCCAAGCCAAGCCAGCGTTCCGGCCCACGTTCCAGACGGTCACCGAACTTGCCACTTCCGTTCCGGCGTGGCTGGACTTGCCCGAACCGCGCGGCTTCCGCCCCAAGCGCAAGGTCCGGACGGTATGGATTTCCGACATCCACCTTGGCACGCGCGGCTGCAACGCGGCGATGCTGCTCGATTTCCTCGCCTCCATCGAATGCGAAACGCTCTATCTCGTGGGCGACATCGTCGATGGCTGGCGGTTGAAAAAGGGCTGGTACTGGCCCGACGCCCATAACGAGGTGATCCGCCGCGTGCTCAAGATGGCGCATCGCGGCACGCGCGTGGTGCTGATCGCGGGCAACCATGACGAGATGCTGCGCCCTTACGCGGGGATGAGCTTCGGCGGCGTGGAACTGGCGCTGGAAGCGATCCACACCACCGCCGACGGGCGCCGCCTGCTGGTGACTCATGGCGACGGCTTTGACGGCGTGGTGCTCTATGCCCGCTGGCTCGCCTTCCTGGGCGACAAGGCCTACGAATTCCTGCTGCGCGCGAACCGCTGGTTCAACCTGCTGCGCCGCCAGTTCAAGCTGCCCTACTGGTCGCTTTCGGCCTACCTCAAGAAGCGCGTGAAGAACGCGGTCCAGTTCGTCTGCGACTTCGAGGAAGCGGTGGCCCACGCGGCGCGCGAACAGGGCGTGGACGGCGTGGTCTGCGGCCACATCCACTGCGCCGAGATCCGCCAGATCGGCGATGTGACCTACTACAACGACGGCGACTGGGTCGAAAGCTGCACCGCGCTGGTCGAGGATCACCAGGGCGCGATCGCCATCGTCGACTGGGCGGCGGAAACGCGCGAGGCCGAGATGAAGCACGGCAAGACCCTCACCCCGTCCACCGCGCGCGAGGAGGAACCGGCATGA
- a CDS encoding LysE family translocator, producing MAWHTWWLYAVTVFFVSATPGPNMLHVMARSVELGLARSFAAMAGCFVAVFGLLTASALGLSALLLAIPGVFTVLRYAGAAYLVYLGYRSWTADDAAIDIGEGEVERGLSTWRVFRTAFVIGISNPKALLFAAAFLPQFIDATQPKLPQFGVMVLTFSVIEISWYFVYALGGRGIAGFLTRPGLKKAFNRVTGSIFVAFGLALVGSRA from the coding sequence ATGGCCTGGCATACCTGGTGGCTCTATGCGGTCACCGTTTTCTTCGTTTCGGCGACGCCGGGGCCGAACATGCTGCACGTCATGGCGCGCAGCGTCGAACTGGGGCTGGCCCGGTCGTTCGCGGCGATGGCGGGATGTTTCGTGGCGGTGTTCGGCTTGCTGACGGCCTCGGCGCTGGGGTTGAGCGCGCTGCTGCTGGCGATTCCGGGCGTATTCACCGTGCTGCGCTATGCCGGCGCGGCCTACCTCGTCTATCTCGGCTACCGGTCGTGGACGGCGGACGATGCCGCCATCGATATTGGCGAGGGCGAGGTCGAACGGGGCCTGTCGACCTGGCGCGTGTTCCGCACCGCCTTCGTCATCGGGATCAGCAATCCCAAGGCGCTGCTGTTCGCGGCGGCCTTCCTGCCGCAGTTCATCGATGCCACGCAGCCCAAGCTGCCGCAGTTCGGCGTGATGGTGCTGACGTTCTCGGTGATCGAGATCTCGTGGTACTTCGTCTATGCGCTGGGCGGCCGGGGCATTGCCGGGTTCCTGACGCGGCCGGGGCTGAAGAAGGCGTTCAACCGTGTGACGGGCAGCATCTTCGTGGCCTTCGGGCTGGCGCTGGTGGGATCGCGCGCGTGA
- a CDS encoding putative quinol monooxygenase, with product MFVSRRTMIGGAAAAMLLSGRAGKVEAHTMEEIDESQVYGLIGQMKAAPGRRDELIGYLIEGSAEMPGNLGYRVWKDRGDADAIWITEVWKDEASHKASLHLPQVQEAIRKARPIIAGFGARAEVSPVGGAAPE from the coding sequence ATGTTCGTCAGCCGGCGCACGATGATCGGCGGGGCCGCCGCCGCCATGCTCCTGTCTGGCCGCGCGGGGAAAGTGGAAGCGCATACCATGGAAGAAATCGACGAATCGCAGGTCTATGGCCTGATCGGGCAGATGAAGGCCGCGCCCGGCCGCCGCGACGAACTGATCGGCTATCTGATCGAGGGAAGCGCGGAGATGCCGGGCAATCTCGGCTATCGCGTGTGGAAGGACCGCGGGGATGCGGACGCGATCTGGATAACCGAAGTCTGGAAGGACGAGGCTTCGCACAAGGCGAGCCTGCATCTGCCGCAGGTGCAGGAAGCGATCCGCAAGGCGCGGCCGATAATCGCCGGTTTCGGCGCGCGTGCCGAAGTGTCGCCCGTTGGCGGAGCCGCGCCGGAATGA
- a CDS encoding glycosyltransferase family 1 protein: protein MRIAICTDAWHPQVNGVVRTLSTTVDRLNARGHEVELITPSQFRTLPLPGYSEIRLAMAPRFGTRRTLKDFAPDVVHIATEGPIGWSARGWCKSTGTPFTTAFHTRFPDYAAVRTGLDASHFWPLMRRFHNQSRAVLVSTPTLAGELAAQGIGRARLWSRGIDRSLFHPRHDPLPEMAALPGPVMLYVGRVAVEKNLEAFLSSTVPGSKVVVGDGPDLVRLRETFPEATFLGALAGEQLARAYCSAQVFVFPSRTDTFGLVMIEALACGLPVAAFPVPGPLDIVGVNGHGPGGDLPMRVGALRDNLDHAIADALRCDRLGAAVHGASYSWDRATDQFLTALTEAHRQPVAAFA from the coding sequence ATGAGGATCGCGATCTGCACCGACGCCTGGCACCCGCAGGTCAACGGCGTCGTCCGCACCCTGTCCACCACGGTGGATCGCCTGAACGCGCGCGGGCACGAGGTCGAGCTTATCACGCCCAGCCAGTTCCGCACGCTGCCCCTGCCCGGCTACAGCGAAATCCGGCTGGCGATGGCCCCGCGTTTCGGCACGCGGCGCACGCTGAAGGACTTCGCGCCCGATGTCGTTCATATCGCCACGGAAGGGCCGATCGGCTGGAGCGCGCGCGGCTGGTGCAAGAGCACGGGCACGCCCTTCACCACCGCGTTCCACACCCGCTTTCCGGACTATGCGGCTGTTCGCACCGGGCTGGACGCCTCGCACTTCTGGCCGCTGATGCGCCGGTTCCACAACCAATCGCGCGCGGTGCTGGTATCCACGCCCACGCTGGCCGGCGAACTGGCAGCGCAGGGAATCGGACGCGCACGCCTGTGGTCGCGAGGAATCGACCGGTCGCTGTTCCATCCCCGCCACGATCCGCTGCCGGAAATGGCCGCGCTTCCCGGCCCGGTGATGCTCTATGTGGGGCGCGTGGCGGTGGAGAAGAACCTCGAGGCCTTCCTCTCCAGCACGGTCCCGGGCAGCAAAGTCGTGGTCGGTGACGGCCCCGATCTCGTCCGCCTGCGCGAAACCTTTCCCGAAGCGACCTTCCTCGGCGCGCTCGCGGGCGAGCAGCTGGCGCGGGCCTATTGCTCGGCGCAGGTCTTCGTGTTTCCCAGCCGGACCGACACGTTCGGTCTCGTCATGATCGAAGCGCTGGCCTGCGGCCTGCCGGTCGCAGCCTTCCCCGTGCCCGGCCCGCTCGACATCGTGGGTGTGAACGGCCACGGCCCCGGCGGCGATCTTCCCATGCGCGTCGGCGCGCTGCGCGATAATCTGGATCACGCGATCGCCGATGCCCTGCGCTGCGACCGGCTGGGCGCCGCGGTCCATGGCGCGAGCTACAGCTGGGATCGGGCGACCGACCAGTTCCTGACGGCGCTGACCGAGGCGCACCGGCAACCTGTCGCCGCCTTCGCCTGA
- a CDS encoding GNAT family N-acetyltransferase produces MTAHPLDRPVWNSLRGRLSALASGDDGVVRIDPRYGPFAACAPGRTGALVGVLGEAGEEIWLVEPELVEPPAGMVVLRTGPVLQMVADDPLPEVGNDDGIAMLGENDAGEMAAIASATAPGPWSTLTHRYGTYYGIRREGRLIAMAGERFKPADGFAELSGVCTYPEFRGQGLARRLILRVMAGFAARGETPFLHAYAANAGAIALYETLGYRARRELVVTVLGKAA; encoded by the coding sequence ATGACGGCGCATCCGCTTGACCGGCCGGTGTGGAACTCGCTGCGTGGCCGCCTCTCCGCGCTCGCTTCCGGCGACGACGGGGTGGTCCGGATCGATCCGCGCTACGGGCCGTTCGCGGCCTGCGCTCCGGGGCGGACCGGTGCACTTGTCGGGGTGCTGGGGGAGGCCGGAGAGGAAATCTGGCTGGTGGAACCTGAACTGGTCGAACCCCCGGCGGGAATGGTGGTCCTGCGCACCGGGCCCGTGCTCCAGATGGTGGCCGATGACCCCCTGCCCGAGGTCGGGAACGATGATGGGATCGCGATGCTCGGGGAGAATGACGCTGGCGAAATGGCGGCCATCGCCAGTGCCACCGCGCCGGGGCCATGGAGCACGCTGACGCACCGTTATGGCACCTATTACGGGATCCGGCGGGAAGGGCGGTTGATCGCCATGGCCGGCGAACGCTTCAAGCCCGCCGATGGCTTCGCCGAACTGAGCGGGGTCTGCACCTATCCCGAATTTCGCGGGCAGGGGCTGGCGCGCCGGCTGATCCTGCGCGTCATGGCGGGCTTTGCGGCGCGGGGCGAAACGCCGTTCCTGCACGCTTATGCCGCCAATGCGGGGGCGATCGCGCTCTATGAAACGCTCGGATACCGGGCGCGGCGCGAACTGGTGGTGACGGTTCTGGGGAAGGCGGCATGA
- a CDS encoding CinA family protein: MTIEDLAAIGAEAGALLKARGETLAVVDGATGGLMSAGLLAMPGASAFFLGSGVIYTLKGRRIVLGHEPGSLRGLTSATESYALAQADLIRKRYGADWGLAETGAAGPGTHPLGVPSGTSAVAVVGPGVSASATISTGSEERLANMGAFARAGLALLRDTLVAR; this comes from the coding sequence GTGACGATCGAGGACCTTGCCGCGATCGGTGCGGAAGCCGGCGCGCTGTTGAAGGCGCGGGGCGAGACGCTGGCCGTGGTCGACGGCGCGACCGGCGGGCTGATGTCGGCCGGGCTGCTGGCGATGCCGGGGGCGTCGGCGTTCTTCCTCGGCAGCGGCGTGATCTACACGCTGAAAGGCCGGCGGATCGTGCTGGGCCACGAGCCGGGATCGCTGCGCGGGCTGACCTCGGCCACGGAAAGCTACGCGCTGGCGCAGGCGGACCTGATCCGCAAGCGCTATGGCGCGGACTGGGGGCTGGCCGAAACCGGCGCGGCGGGTCCGGGCACGCACCCGCTGGGCGTGCCTTCGGGCACCAGCGCCGTGGCGGTGGTCGGGCCGGGCGTTTCGGCTTCCGCCACGATCTCAACCGGCAGCGAGGAGCGGCTGGCCAACATGGGTGCCTTTGCCCGCGCCGGACTGGCGCTGCTGCGTGATACGCTGGTGGCGCGCTGA